ACCTGGACGGCAAATGGTAATACAAAAATGCTTACACTTTATCATATATCCCGCTAATCAGGTTACTAAGGAATACTGGAAATAATTATGAAAAAAATAATCTTATTGCCTTTTATATTTTTGATTGCTTCAGCACTTTTTTCACTCGATTTGAGTCTTGATATGTTCAAGAACTGCAAAATCATCTTTGATGAAGGTGTAAGCTATGCTCAGGTTACCAGAATTGAAAAGATGGATAACCGTTCAAATTTTGTTCGTGAAAATATGATGGCTGGTGCATATTTTTCTGTACAGACATTAGGGCTTCCTATTGTTGATTTTGAACTTGATGTCAGCGCTTACTATCCGTTTTATCAGGCTTTCAATGGAATGAAGCAGAAAACTCATAATATTATCAATTATGCTTTTGACGGATTCTTTGGAGCTCAGAAAACCTTTAAGCAGTTCAAGTATGTTTATATTAACTGTGCTGTTGGTATGCATTATATGTATCAATTAACTGATGAATACCACATGAATTATCTGGGAATTGGTGGTGAGCTTGGTTTTGAGTTACCGCTCTTACCACGCTGGACTATTGTAAACAGAAATTATATTTCTTACGATAATGCCAATCTTGGTTCAAACAAACTTATTCAGAAATTTGATGCGGCTTATAATTATCATTTTGATTTGGGAGTTCGCTATACTAAGCGTGTTCCTAATGAATATCCGTATATAAAAATCTGGCCGAAGGATAAGCCAAAGAAGGTTCGTAAAAATAAAAAGAAGAAGGCTGTGGTAGAAGAAATGAATCCTGAGGCTTCATCAGAAGCCCCAGAAAAAAATACACCGGTTGAACCAGGGAATGAAAAAATAGACTAGAGTCTTTCTTTAATTGCTGTAATATAGTCGGCGCAGGCTTGCGCCTGCTTACCAGGAAGCACATTCGTGCTTCTTGCCGATTACAGTCTACTTCTAATAGCACTGATAAACTGCCATGAATCGAGGACTTCTTTAGCAGCTGGTTCTGCAATGCGTGCAATATCGCCTGTCATATAGCCTTCTTCAATTGTCTGAAGGGTAGCTTTTTCAAGACGTTTTGCAAACTCAACAAGCTCTGGAGTTCCATCGAGTTCACCACGCTTAGCAAGAGCTCCTGTCCATGCAAAGATTGTAGCTACAGGGTTTGTAGAAGTCTTTTCACCCTTGAGGTAGCGGTAGTAGTGCTTCTGAACAGTTCCGTGGCTTGCTTCGTATTCGAAGTTTCCATCTGGGCTTACGAGTACAGAAGTCATCATAGCAAGAGAACCACAAGCTGATGCAATCATATCAGACATAACATCACCATCATAGTTCTTTGTTGCCCACATGAATCCGCCTTCGCTTCTCATAACACGAGCAACTGCATCATCAATCAAAGTATAGAAATATTCAATTCCAGCAGCATCAAACTTAGCTTTATATTCTTCATCAAATACACGCTGGAAAATTGCCTTAAAGTTTCCATCATAAGTCTTAGAAATTGTATCTTTTGCACCAAACCAAACGCTAAGCTTGCGGTCAAGGGCATAAGTAAAACAGCAGCGTGCAAAGCTTTCGATTGAGTTATCAAGATTGTGGATTCCCTGAATAATTCCAGGTCCCTTCATATCCATAATTGTCTTGCGGATTTCTTTTCCATCAACACCAGTGAAAACAAGTTCTGCTTTACCGGCAGTAGGACATTTAATTTCGCAGTTCTTGTAAACATCACCATAAGCATGACGACCAAGAACAATTGGCTTTTTCCAGCAACTTACAGTACCGTGGATATTGCTTACAAAGATTGGCTCACGGAATACTGTACCGTCAAGTTCTGCACGGATAATTCCGTTTGGACTTGGAGTAAGCTGTTTCAGTTTATATTCTTCAACGCGTGCCTGGTTAGATGTGATTGTTGCACACTTAACACCTACATGAAGACGTTTAATTGCTTCTGCAGCAGCATAGGTAATTTTGTCATCAGAATCATCGCGGCTCTTAAGTCCGAGATCAAAATATTCTGTCTTCAAATCAATATAAGGCAACAAGAGTTCATCCTTGATAACCTTCCACAAAACACGTGTCATTTCATCGCCATCAAGTTCGGCGATTGCATTTTTCATCTGAATCTTTGCCATAATGCGGTTATTATATAGAAAAAATATGTGTGTTGCAATGAAAAAGCCCGAGCGCAGGCTCGGGCTTTCTACGGAAGTCTAAAAAAAATTAGCGTCCCCAGGTAAGAATGAGGTCGTAGTTGTCTTCACGAACTTCAAAATACTGGTTGTATTCACCACAGGTAGGGCAGTATTCTGGTGCGTTTGGTCCTGTTACAATATGACCACACTTAAGACATTCCCAAACCTTTACAGAACTCTTTGCAAATTCTGCTTTTGAATCTTCATCTTTAATAAGTGAGCGATATCTGTCTTCGTGGCGTTTTTCAATTGCAGCAACTGCACGGAATTTAGCAGCGAGCTCTGCAAAACCTTCTTCTTCTGCAGTTTTAGCAAAACCAACATACATGTCGGTCCATTCATAGTTTTCGCCGTCTGCTGCAGCTTTTAGATTTTCAGCTGTACTGTTTATACCGCCGAGTTCTGTAAGCCACATCTTTGCATGCTGCTCTTCATTGCTTGCAGTTTTTTTGAAGATTTCAGCAACTTTACTGAGTCCTTCTTTTTCCGCTACTGCAGAAAAATATGTGTATTTGTTGCGCGCCTGAGATTCACCTGCAAAGGCAGCCAAAAGATTCTGTTCTGTTTTTGTTCCTGAGTATTTGCTCATACTAAGCTCCTATAAAATATAATACATCAATTATGTGCGATAACAATATATAAATCAAGACTAAAATAGGCCGCCAATCATATAAACTGCGAATGCACAAAGCCAGGCAACTGCACACTGCCAGAAAGCCATTGCAAAAGCCCATTTTGCACCTAATTCTCTCTTTACAGAAGCTACTGCGGCAATACAAGGGCAATACAAAAGGCTGAATACAAGAAGACTTGCTGCAGATAATGGTGTAAGTGCAGAGGCAACACCTCCTGCAAACAAAATCTCAAGTGTAGAAACAACGCTTTCCTTTGCCATAACTCCGGAAATCAGCGAAGTACAGATTCTCCAGTCGCCAAGCCCAAGTGGACGGAAAAGTGGTTCAATAAGGCCGGAAATCTTTGCAAGTATACTTTGTGATGAATCTTCAACAAAAGTCAAATGTAAATCAAAGCTCTGTAAGAACCAGATTACAATAGTTGCAATGAAGATTACTGTAAAAGCACGCTCAAGAAAATCTTTTGCTTTTTCCCAAAGAAGCTGACATACACTCTTAGGACTTGGAAGACGGTAATTTGGAAGTTCCATAACAAAAGGAACCGGTTCGCCCTTAAATAAAGTCTTTCTATATAATAGTGCATTCAGAATGCCTAAAATAATTCCAAGAATATAAAGTCCTGTCATAACAAGACCACCGTGCTTTGGGAAAAAGGCTGCTGTGAAAAAGGCATAAATTGGAAGTTTTGCAGTGCAGCTCATAAAGGGAGTCAGAAGAATTGTCATTTTACGGTCACGTTCACTCGGAAGAATACGTGTAGACATTACAGCCGGAACAGTACAGCCAAAGCCAATTAAAAGAGGCACAATACTTCGTCCTGAAAGTCCAATTTTACGCAGCAGGGTATCCATCACAAAGGCAACTCGCGCAATATAACCTGAATCTTCCAGCATAGATAAAAAGAAGAATAAGGTTACGATAATCGGGAGGAATGAAAGAACGCTTCCAACACCTGTAAAAATTCCATCTATTATAAGTGCATGGAGTACTTCGTTTGTGCCCATTGCTGTAAGGCCTGAATCAACAAGTCCTGTAAGTGCTTCTATTCCACTTTCCAGAAGTCCCTGTAAAAAGGCTCCTATTACATTAAATGTAAGGAAGAATACTAATCCCATAATCAGAATAAAGAAAGGAATGGCTGTATATTTTCCTGTGAGCAGTGTATCTATTTTTTGTGAGCGGATTCTTTCTTTGCTTTCATGAGGTTTATGTACAGTCTGCCGGCAAACATTTTTAATATAGGAATAGCGCATATCTGCCATAGCGGCGCTGCGGTCCAGTCCTCGTTCTGCTTCCATCTGAAGAGAAATATGCTCGAGAATCTCTTTTTCATTAACATCGAGGTCGAGTGCATATAAAATTC
The Treponema bryantii DNA segment above includes these coding regions:
- the rbr gene encoding rubrerythrin encodes the protein MSKYSGTKTEQNLLAAFAGESQARNKYTYFSAVAEKEGLSKVAEIFKKTASNEEQHAKMWLTELGGINSTAENLKAAADGENYEWTDMYVGFAKTAEEEGFAELAAKFRAVAAIEKRHEDRYRSLIKDEDSKAEFAKSSVKVWECLKCGHIVTGPNAPEYCPTCGEYNQYFEVREDNYDLILTWGR
- a CDS encoding NADP-dependent isocitrate dehydrogenase, with protein sequence MAKIQMKNAIAELDGDEMTRVLWKVIKDELLLPYIDLKTEYFDLGLKSRDDSDDKITYAAAEAIKRLHVGVKCATITSNQARVEEYKLKQLTPSPNGIIRAELDGTVFREPIFVSNIHGTVSCWKKPIVLGRHAYGDVYKNCEIKCPTAGKAELVFTGVDGKEIRKTIMDMKGPGIIQGIHNLDNSIESFARCCFTYALDRKLSVWFGAKDTISKTYDGNFKAIFQRVFDEEYKAKFDAAGIEYFYTLIDDAVARVMRSEGGFMWATKNYDGDVMSDMIASACGSLAMMTSVLVSPDGNFEYEASHGTVQKHYYRYLKGEKTSTNPVATIFAWTGALAKRGELDGTPELVEFAKRLEKATLQTIEEGYMTGDIARIAEPAAKEVLDSWQFISAIRSRL
- the feoB gene encoding ferrous iron transport protein B, producing MTLKDLAIGDSARVTKTGGNGELRQHFLDMGVIPGTIITKIKLAPMGDPIEFDVNGYELTMRLADAEKIEIETENLSETDNKHKTKTTSANAVVKTLHPGLGEDGKFHAKGDGDPLPDDTLLTYALVGNQNSGKTTLFNQLTGSNQHVGNFPGVTVDRKDGAIRGQPNTLVTDLPGIYSMSPYTSEEIISRNFVLNEKPRGIINIVDATNIERNLYLTMQLLEMDVPMVIALNMMDEITGNGGSVDVNKMEELLGVPVVPISAAKNQGVDELIKHAVHIAHFQEKPLRQDFCDENDSGGAVHRALHAVIHLIQDHAVKAGIPVRFAASKLLEGDKRILYALDLDVNEKEILEHISLQMEAERGLDRSAAMADMRYSYIKNVCRQTVHKPHESKERIRSQKIDTLLTGKYTAIPFFILIMGLVFFLTFNVIGAFLQGLLESGIEALTGLVDSGLTAMGTNEVLHALIIDGIFTGVGSVLSFLPIIVTLFFFLSMLEDSGYIARVAFVMDTLLRKIGLSGRSIVPLLIGFGCTVPAVMSTRILPSERDRKMTILLTPFMSCTAKLPIYAFFTAAFFPKHGGLVMTGLYILGIILGILNALLYRKTLFKGEPVPFVMELPNYRLPSPKSVCQLLWEKAKDFLERAFTVIFIATIVIWFLQSFDLHLTFVEDSSQSILAKISGLIEPLFRPLGLGDWRICTSLISGVMAKESVVSTLEILFAGGVASALTPLSAASLLVFSLLYCPCIAAVASVKRELGAKWAFAMAFWQCAVAWLCAFAVYMIGGLF